Proteins from a genomic interval of Arachis hypogaea cultivar Tifrunner chromosome 10, arahy.Tifrunner.gnm2.J5K5, whole genome shotgun sequence:
- the LOC112715933 gene encoding probable gamma-secretase subunit PEN-2, producing MEAPQSQSQMQVQVQLQGNSSPNPNPNLSPIRSTGGIWPTIDGPLGLSEEESVSYARRFYKFGFALLPLLWAVNCFYFWPVLRHSRSFPRIRPYIVGSAVGFTVFSALLCTWALTFSLGGERLFGPVWDQLVMYNLADRLGLTAWS from the exons ATGGAAGCACCGCAGTCGCAGTCACAGATGCAGGTGCAGGTGCAGTTGCAGGGTAACAGCAGCCCCAATCCTAACCCTAACCTTAGCCCGATTCGGAGTACGGGGGGAATTTGGCCAACAATCGACGGACCTCTGGGGCTGTCGGAGGAAGAATCAGTGAGCTACGCGCGGCGGTTCTACAAGTTCGGGTTcgcacttcttcctcttctttgggCCGTTAACTGCTTCTACTTCTGGCCCGTCCTTCGGCACTCTCGCTCCTTCCCTCGCATTCGCCCCT ATATTGTAGGATCAGCAGTTGGGTTCACAGTATTCTCGGCGCTTCTCTGTACCTGGGCTCTAACATTTTCGCTTGGAGGGGAACGCCTCTTTGGGCCGGTCTGGGATCAATTGGTTATGTACAATCTTGCTGATAGGTTAGGTTTAACAGCCTGGAGCTAG
- the LOC112715932 gene encoding germin-like protein subfamily 3 member 4 has protein sequence MSMNLCSSFFFMFFIATPFTCIIHVCSADCDNLQDTCPTSLPEKETIFINGLPCKSKDNNTAQDFKTAELTRAGPRDNFFGSSMNIVSASKFPGLNTLGISISRIDIEVDGMVNLHNHPRATEMIYVNQGVLAAAFLDTQNQFFQKSLRAGDVFVIPKGLFHFFLNRGSAAAVIFSVFNSQNPGLGSLSASTPSETTLESVENLKRKLITSFSDLELHHGITDLASQILEIIYS, from the coding sequence ATGAGTATGAATTTatgttcttcctttttcttcatgttcttcattgCGACCCCTTTTACCTGCATCATCCATGTTTGCTCAGCAGATTGTGATAATCTACAAGATACATGCCCGACATCTTTGCCAGAAAAGGAAACCATATTCATCAATGGCCTACCCTGCAAGAGTAAAGACAACAACACTGCTCAGGATTTCAAGACCGCAGAACTGACAAGGGCTGGTCCTAGAGACAATTTCTTCGGCTCCTCAATGAACATAGTTAGTGCTTCCAAGTTCCCCGGCCTTAACACGCTTGGCATCTCGATTAGTAGAATTGACATTGAAGTGGACGGGATGGTAAACCTCCACAATCATCCAAGAGCCACCGAGATGATCTATGTCAACCAAGGGGTGCTGGCAGCAGCATTTCTTGATACGCAAAACCAGTTTTTCCAAAAGTCTCTGAGAGCAGGCGATGTGTTTGTGATCCCTAAAGGATTGTTCCACTTCTTTCTGAATCGCGGTTCAGCTGCGGCAGTTATCTTCTCTGTTTTCAATAGCCAGAATCCAGGGTTGGGCTCCCTCAGTGCTTCTACACCTTCTGAGACCACATTGGAGTCGGTAGAGAACCTAAAGCGGAAACTCATAACCTCATTTTCTGACTTAGAACTTCATCATGGCATTACTGATTTGGCCTCACAAATACTAGAGATCATATACAGTTAG
- the LOC112715929 gene encoding probable polygalacturonase, which translates to MESEKTNFQSVTIGSCARPSWSILFLLFTLITIFSIQLSTTTPYLFPPNWALIRPQRSVPSSSASDPITCSGFFRALPKRKLVMSIKDFGGVGDGKTSNTEAFRRAIRYMQRFQHRGGSQLNIPNGTWLTAPFNLTSDFTLFLNQGALLLASQDVKEWPIIEPLPSYGRGRERLGGRHISLIHGNGIKNVIITGDNGTVDGQGKMWWELWWNRTLEHTRGHLLELINSDNVLISNLTFRNSPFWTIHPVYCRNVVIKGMTILAPLNAPNTDGIDPDSSTNVCIEDNYIESGDDLVAIKSGWDQYGITMAHPSTNIIVRRVSGTTPTCSGVGIGSEMSGGISNITIEDLHVWDSAAGVRVKSDKGRGGYISNVSISNIKMERVKIPIRFSRGSNDHPDDGWDPNAVPIFKDISISNIVSVNSTKAPVLEGIEGSSFEGLCFKNITLHGIAASTKWHCEYVSGFATKVFPVPCPDLKNTSSDSSWCSPS; encoded by the exons ATGGAATCGGAGAAAACAAACTTTCAAAGCGTGACGATAGGATCATGTGCAAGACCCTCATGGTCCATCCTCTTTCTCCTCTTTACCCTCATCACCATCTTCTCCATTCAGCTCTCCACCACCACTCCCTACCTCTTTCCTCCCAACTGGGCCCTCATTCGCCCGCAACGATCCGTCCCTTCCTCCTCCGCATCGGATCCGATCACATGCTCCGGTTTCTTCAGGGCGCTTCCAAAGAGGAAGCTCGTCATGTCCATCAAGGACTTCGGCGGCGTCGGCGACGGCAAAACATCCAATACCGAAGCCTTCAGGAGAGCCATTCGCTACATGCAGCGCTTTCAACACCGTGGTGGGTCCCAGCTTAATATCCCTAACGGAACTTGGCTCACCGCTCCCTTCAATCTCACCTCTGATTTCACCCTTTTCTTGAACCAAGGTGCTCTTCTTTTGGCCTCTCAG GACGTAAAAGAATGGCCTATAATTGAGCCGTTGCCATCTTATGGAAGAGGAAGAGAGAGGTTAGGAGGAAGACATATTAGCCTTATACATGGAAATGGCATCAAGAATGTTATCATCACAG GAGATAATGGGACAGTTGATGGTCAAGGGAAGATGTGGTGGGAACTTTGGTGGAACAGAACATTGGAGCACACAAGAGGCCACCTCCTTGAACTAATTAACTCCGATAATGTTCTCATATCAAACCTCACCTTTCGAAATTCTCCTTTTTGGACCATTCATCCTGTTTACTGCAG AAATGTTGTGATCAAAGGGATGACAATCTTGGCTCCTCTTAATGCCCCAAATACCGATGGCATAGACCCAG ACTCAAGCACCAACGTATGCATAGAAGATAACTACATAGAAAGTGGAGATGATCTAGTAGCCATCAAGAGTGGTTGGGATCAATATGGAATCACCATGGCGCATCCTAGCACAAATATCATAGTGAGGAGAGTCTCAGGCACAACCCCAACTTGTTCCGGAGTTGGAATAGGCAGTGAGATGTCCGGAGGAATTTCGAATATCACAATTGAGGATCTACATGTGTGGGATTCTGCAGCTGGTGTTCGGGTGAAATCCGATAAGGGTAGAGGTGGCTATATATCCAATGTTAGCATAAGCAACATAAAAATGGAAAGAGTGAAGATACCAATTAGGTTCAGTAGAGGTTCAAATGATCACCCGGATGATGGGTGGGATCCAAATGCTGTTCCAATATTTAAGGACATCTCTATAAGCAACATTGTGAGTGTGAATTCGACCAAAGCACCGGTTTTAGAAGGTATAGAGGGGTCATCATTTGAAGGCTTATGCTTCAAGAATATCACACTGCATGGAATTGCCGCATCCACAAAATGGCATTGTGAATATGTATCTGGTTTTGCCACTAAGGTGTTTCCTGTTCCATGCCCCGATTTAAAGAACACTAGCAGTGATTCATCATGGTGTTCACCTTCTTGA